The following coding sequences are from one Streptomyces dengpaensis window:
- a CDS encoding amino acid ABC transporter permease, translating to MTDKLNKSDKSPEDTPPSGTTLSKASVPTGGPEAIKAIPVRHYGRWVSGVVVLALLAGLAYAFSQGDIQWSTVGDQLFEASVVKGAGRTLLISVLAMVMGVVLGVILAVMRLSKNPVTSSVAWLYIWFFRGTPVYVQLLLWFNLALIFPVLNLGPIYKDEMTDVMTPFMCALLGLGLNEAAYMAEICRAGLLAVDEGQTEASHALGMTHTKTLRRIVIPQAMRVIVPPTGNEFINMLKTSSLVYAVTYNELLRSTSAIGSTSYAVMEMLFVASIWYLVMTSVFSVFQYYLERHYARGSSRSLPPTVFQKIQANLFSKGSPRGAV from the coding sequence GTGACTGACAAGCTCAATAAGTCAGACAAGTCCCCCGAGGACACTCCACCCTCCGGCACGACGCTCTCCAAGGCGTCGGTGCCCACGGGCGGCCCGGAGGCCATCAAGGCGATCCCCGTCCGCCACTACGGCCGGTGGGTCAGCGGTGTCGTCGTCCTCGCGCTCCTCGCGGGGCTCGCCTACGCGTTCTCGCAGGGCGACATCCAGTGGAGCACGGTCGGCGACCAGCTCTTCGAGGCCAGTGTCGTCAAGGGCGCGGGCCGTACGCTGCTGATCAGCGTGCTCGCCATGGTCATGGGCGTGGTGCTGGGCGTCATCCTGGCGGTGATGCGCCTGTCGAAGAACCCGGTGACCAGCAGCGTCGCCTGGCTGTACATCTGGTTCTTCCGCGGCACCCCGGTCTACGTCCAGCTGCTGCTCTGGTTCAACCTGGCGCTGATCTTCCCCGTCCTCAACCTCGGTCCGATCTACAAGGACGAGATGACGGACGTGATGACCCCGTTCATGTGCGCCCTGCTGGGCCTGGGCCTGAACGAGGCCGCGTACATGGCGGAGATCTGCCGCGCCGGCCTGCTGGCCGTCGACGAGGGCCAGACGGAGGCCTCGCACGCGCTGGGCATGACGCACACCAAGACCCTGCGCCGGATCGTGATCCCGCAGGCGATGCGCGTCATCGTGCCGCCGACCGGCAACGAGTTCATCAACATGTTGAAGACCTCGTCGCTGGTGTACGCGGTGACGTACAACGAGCTGCTGCGCTCGACGTCGGCGATCGGCTCCACGTCGTACGCCGTGATGGAGATGCTCTTCGTGGCCTCCATCTGGTACCTGGTGATGACCAGCGTGTTCAGCGTCTTCCAGTACTACCTGGAGCGCCATTACGCACGTGGTTCCAGCCGCAGCCTGCCGCCGACGGTCTTCCAGAAGATCCAGGCGAACCTGTTCTCGAAGGGCAGCCCGAGGGGAGCCGTGTGA
- the sodX gene encoding nickel-type superoxide dismutase maturation protease, which produces MPELSQETERGRVLLPFGAAEVTGPSMVPTLRHGDRLVVQWGARVRPGDVVVLRHPFQQDLLVVKRIAERREAGWWVLGDNAFAGGDSTDYGTVPEELVLGKVRFRCRPLKDGQRSPLAVVRWVLGAARPVLSDRSASKRLRAR; this is translated from the coding sequence ATGCCGGAGCTGTCGCAGGAGACCGAGCGGGGGAGGGTCCTGCTGCCGTTCGGGGCGGCGGAGGTGACGGGGCCGTCGATGGTGCCCACGCTGCGGCACGGGGATCGGCTCGTCGTGCAGTGGGGGGCGCGGGTCAGGCCCGGTGACGTCGTCGTCCTGCGTCATCCGTTCCAGCAGGATCTGCTGGTCGTCAAGCGGATCGCGGAGCGGCGGGAGGCGGGCTGGTGGGTGCTCGGCGACAACGCGTTCGCCGGGGGCGACAGCACTGATTACGGCACCGTTCCCGAGGAGCTCGTCCTCGGGAAGGTGCGGTTTCGGTGCCGGCCCCTGAAGGACGGTCAGCGGTCGCCGCTCGCGGTGGTGCGGTGGGTGCTGGGGGCTGCCAGGCCCGTGCTGTCCGACCGGTCCGCCTCCAAGCGCTTGCGGGCGCGGTAG
- a CDS encoding class I SAM-dependent methyltransferase encodes MDIATGTDWRAWQESWDRQQEWYMPDREERFRVMLDMVEAVVGPEPRVLDLACGTGTITARLLARFPKATSTGVDRDPALLTIAEGTFAGDDRVTFVTDDLKDPAWPTRLPYDSYDAVLTATALHWLHIEPLAALYGQIAELVRDGGVFMNADHMIDETTPRINAAERAQRHARMEQAKKDGALAWTEWWELAASDPVLAEPTARRFEIYGDHADGETPSAEWHARVLREKGFGEARPVWRSPSDALVLAVK; translated from the coding sequence ATGGACATCGCCACCGGAACCGACTGGCGCGCCTGGCAGGAGAGCTGGGACCGGCAGCAGGAGTGGTACATGCCGGACCGCGAGGAACGCTTCCGCGTGATGCTCGACATGGTCGAGGCCGTTGTCGGGCCGGAGCCGCGCGTCCTCGACCTCGCCTGCGGCACCGGCACCATCACGGCGCGGCTGCTCGCCCGCTTCCCCAAGGCCACCAGCACCGGCGTCGACCGCGACCCCGCACTGCTCACCATCGCCGAGGGCACCTTCGCGGGCGACGACCGGGTCACCTTCGTCACGGACGACCTCAAGGACCCCGCGTGGCCCACGCGGCTGCCGTACGACTCCTACGACGCCGTCCTCACGGCCACGGCCCTGCACTGGCTGCACATCGAACCCCTCGCGGCCCTCTACGGTCAGATCGCGGAACTCGTCCGCGACGGCGGTGTCTTCATGAACGCCGACCACATGATCGACGAGACGACGCCCAGGATCAACGCGGCGGAGCGCGCCCAGCGGCACGCCCGTATGGAACAGGCCAAGAAGGACGGCGCACTCGCCTGGACCGAATGGTGGGAGCTGGCCGCGAGCGACCCCGTCCTCGCCGAGCCCACCGCCCGCCGCTTCGAGATCTACGGCGACCACGCCGACGGCGAGACCCCCTCCGCCGAGTGGCACGCGCGCGTACTGCGCGAGAAGGGCTTCGGGGAGGCCCGGCCCGTGTGGCGCTCGCCCTCGGACGCGCTGGTCCTCGCGGTCAAGTAG
- a CDS encoding ABC transporter substrate-binding protein, whose protein sequence is MTASSTRRTTAAKSRIAAVGAIAVAGALILTGCGDQTEGGGGSSTESAKANTAPLFSKLPKKIQDAGEIKVGTNAEYAPMESVENGKIVGVDPDLAEALGKQLGVKFTFTSGSFDGLITAVNSGRYDIAMSSITDNKQRQEGLDDKGKKLGEGVDFVDYFVAGTAIYVKKGNPEGVKGIEDLCGKTAAVQRGTTYETALKDQSKKCTDAKKKAIDIESFENDTEAQTRVKSGGAAAGVNDYPVALDLSRKADGGNAFEVVGEQYDAGPFGIVLSKKNTELRDVLKEAVDAIIKDGSYQKVLDKWGAQSGAIDKAAINGGK, encoded by the coding sequence ATGACCGCAAGCTCCACCCGTCGTACGACCGCCGCGAAGTCCCGGATAGCAGCGGTCGGTGCGATCGCGGTCGCCGGCGCCCTGATCCTCACTGGCTGCGGTGACCAGACCGAAGGCGGAGGCGGCAGCTCCACCGAGTCGGCGAAGGCCAACACCGCCCCGCTGTTCTCCAAGCTGCCCAAGAAGATCCAGGACGCGGGCGAGATCAAGGTCGGCACGAACGCCGAGTACGCCCCGATGGAGTCGGTGGAGAACGGCAAGATCGTCGGCGTCGACCCGGACCTGGCCGAGGCGCTCGGCAAGCAGCTCGGCGTGAAGTTCACGTTCACCTCCGGCTCCTTCGACGGCCTGATCACCGCCGTCAACTCCGGCCGCTACGACATCGCGATGTCCTCCATCACGGACAACAAGCAGCGCCAGGAGGGCCTGGACGACAAGGGCAAGAAGCTCGGCGAGGGCGTCGACTTCGTCGACTACTTCGTCGCGGGCACGGCCATCTACGTCAAGAAGGGCAACCCGGAGGGCGTCAAGGGCATCGAGGACCTCTGCGGCAAGACCGCCGCCGTGCAGCGGGGCACTACGTACGAGACGGCCCTCAAGGACCAGTCCAAGAAGTGCACGGACGCCAAGAAGAAGGCCATCGACATCGAGTCCTTCGAGAACGACACCGAGGCGCAGACCCGGGTGAAGTCCGGCGGCGCGGCGGCCGGCGTCAACGACTACCCGGTGGCGCTGGACCTGTCCCGCAAGGCCGACGGCGGCAACGCCTTCGAGGTGGTCGGCGAGCAGTACGACGCGGGCCCGTTCGGCATCGTGCTGAGCAAGAAGAACACCGAGCTCCGCGATGTCCTGAAGGAAGCCGTCGACGCGATCATCAAGGACGGCTCGTACCAGAAGGTCCTGGACAAGTGGGGCGCGCAGTCGGGCGCGATCGACAAGGCCGCGATCAACGGCGGCAAGTGA
- a CDS encoding zinc-binding dehydrogenase: MFAAYAARIDRDEPLNGLELGERPAPEKRPGWTTVNVRAASLNHHDLWSLRGVGLSEEKLPMILGCDAAGIDEDGNEVVLHSVIGQTGHGVGPKEPRSILTERYQGTFAEQVSVPTWNILPKPKELSFAEAACLPTAWLTAYRMLFTNAGVRPGDCVLVQGAGGGVATAAIVLGKAAGLKVYATSRDEAKRKRAVELGAVEAFESGARLPQRVDAVIETVGAATWSHSVKSLRPGGTLVISGATSGDRPPHAELTRIFFLELKVVGSTMGTKDELEDLLSFCAATGVRPVIDEVLPLDRAREGFERMESGGQFGKIVFAVD; this comes from the coding sequence ATGTTCGCTGCCTATGCCGCCCGAATCGACCGTGACGAGCCGCTGAACGGCCTGGAGTTGGGGGAGCGCCCGGCCCCCGAGAAAAGGCCGGGCTGGACGACCGTGAACGTACGGGCCGCCTCGCTCAACCACCACGACCTGTGGTCCCTCCGCGGAGTCGGCCTGTCCGAGGAGAAGCTCCCGATGATCCTCGGCTGCGACGCCGCCGGCATCGACGAGGACGGCAACGAGGTCGTCCTGCACTCCGTCATCGGCCAGACCGGGCACGGGGTCGGCCCCAAGGAGCCCCGGTCCATCCTCACCGAGCGCTACCAGGGCACCTTCGCCGAGCAGGTCTCCGTACCGACGTGGAACATCCTCCCGAAGCCCAAGGAGCTCTCGTTCGCGGAGGCCGCCTGTCTGCCCACCGCGTGGCTGACCGCGTACCGCATGCTGTTCACGAACGCGGGCGTACGGCCCGGTGACTGCGTCCTCGTTCAGGGGGCGGGCGGCGGCGTGGCCACCGCCGCGATCGTGCTCGGGAAGGCCGCAGGGCTGAAGGTGTACGCCACCAGCCGTGACGAGGCCAAGCGGAAGCGGGCCGTCGAGCTGGGGGCTGTGGAGGCCTTCGAGTCGGGGGCGCGGCTCCCGCAGCGGGTCGACGCCGTCATCGAGACGGTGGGGGCGGCGACCTGGTCGCATTCGGTCAAGTCCCTGCGTCCCGGCGGCACGTTGGTCATCTCCGGTGCCACCAGCGGCGACCGGCCCCCGCACGCCGAACTGACCCGCATCTTCTTCCTGGAGCTGAAGGTGGTCGGCTCCACGATGGGCACCAAGGACGAGCTGGAGGACCTGCTGTCCTTCTGTGCCGCCACCGGGGTGCGGCCCGTCATTGACGAGGTGCTGCCGCTGGACCGGGCCCGCGAGGGGTTCGAACGGATGGAGTCGGGCGGTCAGTTCGGGAAGATCGTGTTCGCGGTGGACTGA
- a CDS encoding amino acid ABC transporter ATP-binding protein yields the protein MTAMVKAEGVHKSFGLVEVLKGIDLEVQSGEVFCLIGPSGSGKSTFLRCINHLEKINAGRLYVDGDLVGYRQKGDKLYELKDSEVALKRRDIGMVFQRFNLFPHMTAVENVMEAPIQVKGAKKADAHHRAMELLDRVGLSDKAGNYPSQLSGGQQQRVAIARALAMDPKLMLFDEPTSALDPELVGDVLDVMRDLAESGMTMVVVTHEMGFAREVGDSLVFMDGGVVVEKGHPRDVLTDPQHERTKSFLSKVL from the coding sequence ATGACCGCCATGGTGAAGGCCGAGGGCGTCCACAAGTCCTTCGGACTGGTCGAGGTTCTCAAGGGCATCGACCTGGAAGTGCAGTCCGGCGAGGTCTTCTGCCTCATCGGCCCGTCCGGCTCCGGCAAGTCGACCTTCCTCCGGTGCATCAACCACCTGGAGAAGATCAACGCCGGCCGCCTGTACGTCGACGGTGACCTGGTCGGCTATCGCCAGAAGGGCGACAAGCTGTACGAGCTCAAGGACAGCGAAGTCGCCCTGAAGCGCCGGGACATCGGCATGGTCTTCCAGCGCTTCAACCTGTTCCCGCACATGACGGCCGTCGAGAACGTCATGGAGGCCCCCATCCAGGTGAAGGGTGCGAAGAAGGCTGACGCGCACCACCGTGCGATGGAGCTCCTCGACCGGGTCGGCCTGTCCGACAAAGCGGGCAACTACCCCTCGCAGCTCTCCGGCGGCCAGCAGCAGCGCGTGGCGATCGCCCGCGCGCTGGCGATGGACCCGAAGCTGATGCTCTTCGACGAGCCGACCTCGGCGCTCGACCCGGAGCTGGTCGGTGACGTCCTCGACGTCATGCGCGACCTCGCCGAGTCCGGTATGACGATGGTCGTCGTCACGCACGAGATGGGCTTCGCCCGCGAGGTGGGCGACTCGCTGGTCTTCATGGACGGCGGTGTGGTGGTCGAGAAGGGCCACCCCCGTGACGTCCTGACGGATCCGCAGCACGAGCGGACGAAGTCGTTCCTGTCGAAGGTGCTGTAG
- a CDS encoding tyrosine-type recombinase/integrase, with translation MANIQKRPNGKWRARYRDLDGNEHARHFDRKLDAQRWLDEVTASIVTGQYVDPQAGRITFEKYAKKWEESLIASEAGERITDNALRLHLVPALGARAMAAIRRNDLQVLFKNLSELLGPGSVRNVYDVLVRLMTAAVEDKVIASSPCRRITLPPMPDEEVTPPTVAQVEAMARVMPPYIRAAIVTLAGSGLRIGELLGLKVSDVDFKAGTIRVERQRLQSGKIGPPKTAKSRRTVPVGEVVTDALLTHLAARPSKEWLFTMEEGEPLNYRRWKTEWNCARKALQAAENEAAEREGRKPVELPHMVTHDLRHFYASALIAGGASVKQVQLVLGHASAVITLRIYAHLWPGEEDRTRTVMDAVLGGLRTGCGQGDTASKEIAGQRT, from the coding sequence TTGGCGAACATCCAGAAGCGTCCCAACGGCAAATGGCGGGCCCGCTACCGAGATCTCGACGGCAATGAGCACGCCCGCCACTTCGACCGGAAGCTCGACGCCCAGCGCTGGCTCGACGAGGTCACGGCCAGCATCGTCACGGGCCAGTACGTCGACCCGCAGGCCGGACGGATCACGTTCGAGAAGTACGCGAAGAAGTGGGAGGAGTCGCTCATCGCGAGCGAGGCGGGTGAGCGGATCACCGACAACGCGCTCCGGCTCCACCTCGTCCCGGCGCTCGGCGCCCGCGCCATGGCGGCGATACGCCGCAACGACCTCCAGGTGCTCTTCAAGAACCTGTCGGAGCTGCTCGGGCCTGGCAGCGTGCGCAACGTCTACGACGTCCTCGTACGCCTCATGACCGCGGCCGTCGAGGACAAGGTCATTGCCTCCAGCCCGTGCCGCCGGATCACCCTCCCGCCCATGCCGGACGAGGAGGTCACCCCGCCCACGGTCGCGCAAGTCGAGGCCATGGCCCGCGTGATGCCGCCGTACATCCGCGCGGCGATCGTCACGCTCGCCGGATCAGGCTTGCGAATAGGCGAGTTGCTCGGCCTCAAGGTGTCGGACGTCGACTTCAAGGCCGGCACTATTCGCGTCGAGCGCCAGCGCCTTCAGTCCGGGAAGATCGGGCCGCCGAAGACCGCAAAGTCCCGGCGTACTGTCCCGGTCGGTGAGGTCGTCACTGACGCGCTCCTCACGCACCTCGCCGCACGCCCCTCCAAGGAGTGGCTGTTCACGATGGAGGAGGGCGAACCCCTCAACTACCGTCGCTGGAAGACCGAATGGAACTGCGCTCGCAAGGCGCTCCAAGCCGCGGAGAACGAGGCGGCCGAGCGCGAGGGCCGCAAACCCGTCGAGCTGCCGCACATGGTGACGCACGACCTGCGGCACTTCTACGCCTCCGCGCTCATCGCGGGTGGGGCAAGCGTCAAGCAGGTCCAACTCGTCCTCGGCCACGCGTCCGCCGTCATCACGCTGCGGATCTACGCCCACCTGTGGCCGGGCGAAGAAGACCGCACCCGGACCGTTATGGACGCCGTGCTTGGCGGCCTGCGGACCGGGTGCGGACAGGGAGACACTGCAAGCAAGGAAATTGCAGGTCAAAGGACTTGA
- a CDS encoding CGNR zinc finger domain-containing protein — protein sequence MELAYYSDYAVRLVNSEEPARGKDSLTSVEAVRDLFGGNASAARRATDADVTRFRSVRARLRAVFEAADGDDETLAVDLLNSLLLEFPVSPQISGHDVRDDDGRPLWHMHLADHPSNATAGYAAIAAMGLAFHLTEYGVDRLGLCQAAPCRNAYLDTSTNRSRRYCSDRCATRANVAAYRARKRLEADRSDSTGLAAPSTHRTTASGDR from the coding sequence GTGGAACTGGCCTATTACTCGGATTACGCTGTCCGTCTCGTCAACAGCGAGGAACCGGCCCGGGGCAAGGACTCACTGACCTCGGTCGAGGCCGTCCGCGACCTCTTCGGGGGCAACGCCTCGGCGGCCCGCCGCGCCACGGACGCGGACGTCACCCGCTTCCGCTCCGTACGGGCCCGGCTGCGCGCTGTCTTCGAGGCGGCGGACGGCGACGACGAAACCCTCGCCGTGGACCTGCTGAACTCACTCCTGCTGGAGTTCCCGGTGAGCCCGCAGATCTCCGGCCACGACGTCCGGGACGACGACGGGCGCCCCCTGTGGCACATGCACCTGGCCGACCACCCGTCGAACGCGACGGCGGGCTACGCGGCGATCGCCGCGATGGGCCTCGCCTTCCACCTCACCGAGTACGGCGTCGACCGGCTGGGCCTGTGCCAGGCAGCACCCTGCCGCAACGCCTACCTGGACACCTCGACGAACCGCTCCCGGCGCTACTGCTCGGACCGCTGCGCGACCCGCGCCAACGTGGCGGCCTACCGCGCCCGCAAGCGCTTGGAGGCGGACCGGTCGGACAGCACGGGCCTGGCAGCCCCCAGCACCCACCGCACCACCGCGAGCGGCGACCGCTGA
- a CDS encoding helix-turn-helix domain-containing protein encodes MAGDKVDGGEVPLLYSEGNIAARVALEREVRGWSTIELADRVSKAGVKMNQTAVWRIENGTPRRRINVDEALAFARVFELPLEELMSPPLEGLDLDSRRLVQEAVEAYYETRDAEDRLHHAVVGIAEYIQAHPDSSRAIHEQCLRLMGDERDARTLTEHIEGGGYHR; translated from the coding sequence ATGGCAGGCGACAAGGTCGACGGTGGTGAGGTGCCGCTGCTCTACAGCGAGGGCAACATCGCCGCCCGGGTGGCGCTGGAGCGCGAGGTCAGGGGATGGAGCACGATCGAGCTGGCGGACCGTGTGTCCAAGGCCGGCGTCAAGATGAACCAAACCGCGGTCTGGCGCATCGAGAACGGCACCCCACGCCGCCGTATCAACGTCGACGAAGCCCTCGCCTTCGCCCGCGTCTTCGAGCTGCCCCTCGAAGAGCTGATGTCCCCGCCTCTGGAAGGGCTGGACCTCGACAGCAGACGGCTCGTCCAGGAAGCCGTCGAGGCGTACTACGAGACACGCGATGCCGAGGACCGCCTGCACCACGCCGTCGTTGGCATCGCCGAGTACATCCAGGCCCACCCGGACAGCTCACGGGCCATCCACGAACAGTGCCTTCGCCTCATGGGCGACGAGCGCGACGCCCGCACCCTCACCGAGCACATCGAGGGCGGCGGCTACCACCGATAA
- the sodN gene encoding superoxide dismutase, Ni — MLSRLFAPKVKVSAHCDLPCGVYDPAQARIEAESVKAVQEKMAANDDPHFQMRATLIKEQRAELAKHHVSVLWSDYFKPPHFEKYPELNQLVNDTLKALSAAKASTDPATGQKALDYIAQIDKIFWETKKA; from the coding sequence ATGCTCTCCCGCCTGTTTGCCCCCAAGGTCAAGGTCAGCGCGCACTGCGACCTGCCCTGCGGTGTGTACGACCCGGCCCAGGCCCGCATCGAGGCGGAGTCGGTGAAGGCCGTCCAGGAAAAGATGGCCGCCAACGACGATCCGCACTTCCAGATGCGCGCCACCCTCATCAAGGAGCAGCGCGCCGAGCTCGCCAAGCACCACGTGTCGGTGCTCTGGAGCGACTACTTCAAGCCCCCGCACTTCGAGAAGTACCCCGAGCTGAACCAGCTGGTCAACGACACCCTGAAGGCCCTCTCGGCCGCCAAGGCGTCGACGGACCCGGCGACGGGCCAGAAGGCTCTGGACTACATCGCCCAGATCGACAAGATCTTCTGGGAGACCAAGAAGGCTTGA
- a CDS encoding NAD(P)-dependent malic enzyme, with protein MAAEIVNPRSDSGTDQEGGAEPLDSFDPAFALHRGGKMAVQATVPVRDRDDLSLAYTPGVAKVCSAIAEQPELVHDYTWKSSVVAVVTDGTAVLGLGDIGPEASLPVMEGKAILFKQFGGVDAVPIALDCTGVDEIVETVARLAPSFGGVNLEDISAPRCFEIERKLQERLDIPVFHDDQHGTAVVTLAALRNAAKLTGRSLGDLRAVISGAGAAGVAIAKFLLEAGLGDVAVTDRKGVVSKDREDLTDVKRELAEITNKAGLTGSLESALAGADVFIGVSGGTVPEPAVASMAEGAFVFAMANPNPEVHPDIAHKYAAVVATGRSDFPNQINNVLAFPGIFAGALQVRASRITEGMKIAAAEALAAVVGDDLAADYVIPSPFDERVAPAVTAAVAAAARTEGVARR; from the coding sequence GTGGCAGCGGAGATCGTCAATCCTCGCAGCGACAGCGGTACGGATCAGGAAGGCGGGGCCGAGCCCCTCGATTCCTTCGACCCGGCCTTCGCGCTGCACCGTGGCGGGAAGATGGCCGTGCAGGCCACCGTGCCGGTCCGTGACAGGGACGACCTGTCCCTGGCGTACACGCCCGGCGTCGCGAAGGTGTGCAGCGCCATCGCGGAGCAGCCGGAACTCGTCCACGACTACACGTGGAAGTCGTCCGTGGTCGCGGTGGTGACCGACGGAACGGCCGTGCTCGGGCTCGGTGACATCGGTCCCGAGGCATCCCTCCCCGTGATGGAGGGCAAGGCCATCCTCTTCAAGCAGTTCGGCGGGGTCGACGCGGTGCCGATCGCGCTCGACTGCACCGGCGTCGACGAGATCGTCGAGACGGTGGCCCGCCTTGCGCCCTCGTTCGGGGGCGTGAACCTCGAGGACATCTCGGCACCCCGGTGCTTCGAGATCGAGCGGAAGCTCCAGGAGCGGCTGGACATTCCCGTCTTCCACGACGACCAGCACGGCACCGCGGTCGTCACCCTCGCGGCCCTGCGGAACGCCGCCAAGCTGACCGGGCGGTCGCTGGGCGACCTGCGCGCGGTCATCTCCGGCGCGGGTGCGGCCGGGGTCGCCATCGCCAAGTTCCTGCTGGAGGCGGGGCTCGGGGATGTCGCCGTCACGGACCGCAAGGGTGTCGTGTCCAAGGACCGCGAGGACCTGACGGACGTCAAGCGGGAGCTCGCCGAGATCACCAACAAGGCGGGGCTGACGGGGTCGCTGGAGTCCGCGCTCGCGGGCGCCGACGTCTTCATCGGCGTCTCCGGCGGTACGGTGCCGGAGCCGGCGGTGGCTTCCATGGCGGAGGGTGCCTTCGTCTTCGCCATGGCCAACCCGAACCCCGAGGTGCATCCCGACATCGCCCACAAGTACGCGGCCGTCGTCGCGACCGGGCGGTCGGACTTCCCGAACCAGATCAACAACGTGCTGGCGTTCCCGGGGATCTTCGCGGGGGCGTTGCAGGTGCGGGCGTCCCGGATCACCGAGGGGATGAAGATCGCGGCTGCGGAGGCGTTGGCCGCGGTGGTCGGGGACGACCTTGCCGCGGACTACGTGATTCCCTCGCCCTTCGACGAGCGGGTGGCTCCGGCGGTGACCGCGGCGGTGGCCGCGGCCGCTCGGACCGAGGGGGTTGCCCGCCGCTGA